Proteins encoded within one genomic window of Pristis pectinata isolate sPriPec2 chromosome 5, sPriPec2.1.pri, whole genome shotgun sequence:
- the LOC127570959 gene encoding LOW QUALITY PROTEIN: guanine nucleotide-binding protein G(T) subunit gamma-T1-like (The sequence of the model RefSeq protein was modified relative to this genomic sequence to represent the inferred CDS: inserted 1 base in 1 codon): MVRELLPTDRLKMEIEQLKKELXLERMLVSKCAEELKDYIESQSAEDPLVKGIPEDKNPFKEKGGCVIS, translated from the exons ATGGTGCGAGAACTGTTACCAACT GACCGTTTGAAAATGGAGATAGAGCAACTTAAGAAAGAAT CCTTAGAGAGGATGCTG GTATCCAAGTGTGCGGAGGAACTGAAGGATTACATTGAATCACAGTCTGCAGAAGATCCTTTGGTAAAGGGAATCCCTGAGGACAAGAACCCCTTCAAGGAGAAGGGAGGCTGTGTGATCTCATAA